The following proteins are co-located in the Deltaproteobacteria bacterium genome:
- a CDS encoding ornithine cyclodeaminase family protein: protein MLILSNDDIDHLLTVDLAVSSLEQAYRSQAQGTAVNRPRSDLYLPGVHEGSVYAFKTMEGGLVESKVVALRLNSDVIKWEQRENRVVKDKVPAAPGNKWVGLIQLYSAETGEPLAMFPDGVIQGLRVAVTSALAGKHMVRKDASVLAVFGSGWQARAHVRAFCGVRDIKRVQAYSPTKANREKFAKEMEALVGVPVEPMVSAEAAANGADILVAATNAITRVILPEWMKPGVHATCVKISELGDETFRKANRIVIHAKNFAPENYIAGYGDEKVWCHDPVDFLRGDKKSVAEQEAAPYWIDSPELKDVIGGKVPGRGSDQEVTCFINNIGLGIQFAAVGNAVYLAAKEKGVGREIPTDWFLETVHP from the coding sequence ATGCTTATTCTGAGTAATGACGATATCGACCATTTGCTGACTGTCGACTTGGCGGTGAGCTCTCTGGAGCAAGCCTACCGGTCGCAAGCGCAGGGCACGGCCGTGAACCGGCCGCGCAGCGATCTTTACTTGCCCGGTGTGCATGAAGGAAGCGTCTATGCTTTCAAGACCATGGAGGGCGGCCTGGTCGAATCGAAGGTCGTCGCACTGCGGCTTAACTCCGACGTGATCAAATGGGAACAGCGCGAAAACAGAGTCGTCAAAGACAAAGTCCCCGCGGCGCCGGGGAACAAGTGGGTCGGCTTGATCCAGTTGTATTCCGCCGAAACCGGCGAGCCGCTGGCGATGTTTCCCGACGGTGTGATTCAAGGGCTGCGCGTCGCGGTGACCAGCGCGCTGGCGGGTAAACACATGGTGCGCAAAGATGCGTCGGTGCTGGCGGTCTTCGGCTCCGGTTGGCAAGCGCGTGCCCATGTGCGGGCGTTTTGCGGTGTGCGCGATATCAAGCGCGTGCAAGCCTACAGTCCGACCAAGGCCAATCGGGAGAAGTTTGCCAAGGAAATGGAAGCGCTCGTCGGCGTGCCGGTGGAACCGATGGTTTCGGCGGAGGCCGCCGCAAATGGAGCGGACATTCTCGTAGCGGCGACCAATGCGATCACCCGTGTCATTTTGCCGGAGTGGATGAAGCCTGGTGTGCATGCGACCTGCGTCAAGATCTCTGAGTTGGGCGATGAGACGTTTCGCAAAGCGAACCGCATCGTGATTCACGCCAAGAACTTCGCGCCCGAGAATTACATCGCCGGCTACGGCGATGAAAAGGTCTGGTGCCACGACCCAGTGGATTTTCTACGCGGTGACAAAAAATCTGTTGCCGAACAGGAGGCCGCGCCCTATTGGATCGACTCGCCGGAGCTGAAAGACGTCATCGGCGGCAAAGTGCCAGGGCGGGGCTCCGATCAGGAAGTGACTTGTTTCATCAACAACATCGGCTTGGGCATACAATTCGCGGCGGTGGGCAACGCGGTGTATCTGGCGGCTAAAGAAAAAGGCGTCGGGCGAGAGATACCGACGGACTGGTTTTTGGAAACGGTGCATCCGTAG
- a CDS encoding ornithine cyclodeaminase family protein, with protein MIFLTNEHIEQVLDMKTCIDAMEEAYRDLNDLKAGYRPRIDFYVPQEPHYYRWGTMEGASRKLGVFAIRMKSDMLAWENQDGFMVEDKYCMERGRYCGLIFLTSTRNGEPLAIMNDGYLQHMRVGACAGLGTKYLARKNAKVMAMIGSGGMARTYAEAIKHVRDLEVVRVFSPTKKNREAYAAEMTQKLDIEFIAVDSPEKALKGADIVSLTTDSLVPVIKAEWLEPGTHINNVRNNEAGSDVLKRADVLARLGTSTLWADRNAPEVVTGSDGMFGFIAGSPDEKKKIPSSPHQEIDNPSIGTVPDVMAGRWVGRANDQQITFLNNQGTQGLQFAAVGGTAYNLAKAKGLGHPLPLEWFTQNIRD; from the coding sequence ATGATTTTCCTTACCAACGAGCACATCGAGCAGGTCCTCGACATGAAAACCTGCATCGATGCCATGGAAGAAGCTTATCGCGATCTCAACGATCTCAAGGCCGGTTACCGGCCGCGCATTGATTTCTATGTGCCGCAGGAGCCACACTATTATCGCTGGGGTACTATGGAAGGGGCGTCGCGCAAGCTCGGCGTTTTTGCCATTCGGATGAAGTCCGACATGCTCGCCTGGGAAAATCAGGACGGCTTCATGGTTGAAGACAAATATTGCATGGAGCGCGGCCGCTACTGCGGTCTGATCTTTCTCACCAGCACGCGCAACGGCGAGCCGTTGGCGATCATGAACGACGGTTACTTGCAGCACATGCGCGTCGGTGCTTGCGCTGGATTGGGCACGAAATATTTGGCACGCAAGAATGCCAAAGTCATGGCGATGATCGGCTCCGGCGGCATGGCGCGCACTTATGCCGAAGCAATCAAGCATGTGCGCGATCTCGAAGTCGTGCGCGTCTTCAGCCCGACGAAAAAGAACCGCGAAGCCTACGCCGCCGAGATGACACAAAAGCTCGATATCGAATTCATCGCCGTCGACTCGCCGGAAAAAGCGCTCAAAGGTGCCGACATCGTGTCGCTGACCACGGACTCGCTCGTGCCGGTGATCAAAGCCGAGTGGCTTGAACCGGGCACGCACATCAACAACGTGCGCAACAACGAAGCCGGTTCCGATGTGCTCAAGCGCGCCGACGTGCTGGCGCGGCTCGGCACGTCAACATTGTGGGCCGACCGCAACGCTCCAGAAGTCGTTACCGGTAGCGACGGCATGTTCGGCTTCATCGCCGGCAGTCCGGATGAGAAAAAGAAAATCCCCTCATCGCCGCACCAAGAGATCGATAACCCCAGCATCGGCACCGTGCCCGATGTCATGGCTGGCCGCTGGGTGGGCCGCGCCAACGACCAGCAGATCACTTTCCTAAACAACCAAGGCACCCAAGGCTTGCAGTTCGCCGCCGTCGGCGGCACGGCGTACAACTTGGCCAAGGCCAAGGGCCTCGGCCACCCGCTGCCGTTGGAATGGTTCACGCAAAACATTAGAGACTAA
- a CDS encoding VOC family protein: MSTLRYVAYLADDPAKLVDFYHHFLGTEELGRTSEGDITITDGFYNMTFFKNRPALGEMQMNNGLHHIGLQVEDLEATKARFLKFNPRGMIIQEANDLQHGQLRLHDPECRPVTISTTSFGVPTSKEKKFPRIRHIAYNALDPEVMLQFYSQVLGLREVPSSYLRRQQGLGNRFCGDGKTNLAIHPFYSPVEGHEAKYGINHVGFLTNTMQATMAELSSVLKIAPRPSTRPYAEFRFRDLEGNALDLSQTKGWEVDVDKWETAA, translated from the coding sequence ATGTCGACTCTTCGTTACGTCGCCTATCTCGCCGATGATCCGGCCAAGCTCGTCGACTTTTATCATCATTTTCTTGGCACCGAAGAGTTGGGCCGCACGTCCGAAGGTGACATCACCATCACCGACGGATTTTACAACATGACATTTTTCAAAAATCGGCCCGCGCTGGGCGAGATGCAGATGAATAACGGGCTGCATCACATTGGCTTACAGGTCGAAGACCTAGAAGCAACAAAAGCGCGCTTTTTGAAGTTCAACCCGCGCGGCATGATCATTCAAGAAGCGAATGACCTACAACATGGCCAACTGCGCCTACACGACCCAGAGTGTCGCCCGGTGACAATCTCGACGACGAGCTTCGGCGTGCCGACAAGCAAAGAAAAAAAATTTCCGCGCATCCGCCACATCGCCTACAACGCCCTCGACCCGGAAGTCATGCTGCAATTTTATTCGCAGGTGCTCGGTCTGCGCGAAGTACCGTCGAGCTACCTGCGCCGCCAACAGGGTCTAGGCAACCGGTTCTGCGGCGACGGCAAGACCAATCTAGCGATCCATCCGTTCTACAGCCCAGTGGAAGGCCACGAAGCGAAGTACGGCATCAATCACGTGGGATTTTTGACGAACACCATGCAGGCAACGATGGCCGAGCTGAGCAGTGTGCTAAAAATCGCGCCGCGCCCGTCGACTCGGCCCTACGCCGAATTCCGCTTCCGCGATCTCGAAGGTAACGCGTTGGACTTGTCGCAGACAAAAGGTTGGGAGGTGGACGTCGACAAGTGGGAAACGGCGGCGTAG